The Microbacterium sp. LWH7-1.2 genome window below encodes:
- a CDS encoding DNA-formamidopyrimidine glycosylase family protein, with amino-acid sequence MPESPEVEALARFLADEASGREIRGVDVLEFRTVKTRGAPPASIIGRTVTDVRRHGKHVELVLDEASLVVSLGRHGWMRWRDAEPLALAADAPPALATFELSGASGLEVTDAGNWVSLGLFVVGDADEVPAIAKLGPDPADPAFTRDQFDAALGGRRKQIKAILQEQESLAGIGNAYSDEILHVAKVSPVTHAAALDEDAADRLFDATLSTVRGAIDARLGVPIDQLKAQKVAAMRVHGRTGEACPVCGDTIHDLTFSGTSAQYCPTCQNGGVPL; translated from the coding sequence ATGCCTGAGTCGCCGGAGGTCGAGGCTCTCGCGCGGTTCCTCGCTGACGAGGCATCCGGTCGCGAGATCCGTGGAGTGGACGTGCTCGAATTCCGCACCGTCAAGACGCGTGGAGCACCTCCGGCGAGCATCATCGGGCGCACCGTCACCGACGTTCGTCGCCATGGCAAGCACGTGGAACTCGTGCTCGACGAGGCGAGCCTCGTCGTATCGCTCGGCCGTCACGGATGGATGCGATGGCGGGACGCCGAGCCCCTCGCGCTTGCCGCCGACGCGCCGCCGGCCCTCGCGACGTTCGAGCTGTCGGGCGCGAGCGGCCTGGAGGTGACGGATGCCGGCAACTGGGTGTCCCTCGGGCTGTTCGTGGTCGGCGACGCGGACGAAGTGCCCGCGATCGCGAAGCTCGGGCCGGATCCGGCGGATCCTGCCTTCACGCGCGACCAGTTCGATGCCGCACTGGGCGGACGACGGAAACAGATCAAGGCGATCCTGCAGGAGCAGGAATCCCTCGCCGGCATCGGCAACGCCTATTCCGACGAGATCCTGCACGTCGCCAAGGTGTCGCCGGTGACCCATGCCGCCGCGCTCGACGAGGACGCCGCCGACCGGCTGTTCGATGCGACGCTGTCGACGGTGCGCGGGGCGATCGATGCCCGGCTCGGCGTGCCGATCGACCAGCTCAAGGCGCAGAAGGTCGCGGCGATGCGCGTGCACGGACGCACGGGCGAGGCGTGTCCGGTGTGCGGTGACACGATCCACGACCTGACGTTCTCGGGAACGTCCGCTCAGTACTGCCCGACCTGTCAGAACGGGGGAGTGCCGCTCTGA
- a CDS encoding carboxymuconolactone decarboxylase family protein, giving the protein MIVSTPDLDGATGHVAEMYDGDIRGDGFVFGHTRVMAINPEAHEAFETLIRAIVPSIGLRNYELATLGAARAIGSDHCLLAHGRKTLRAGLLDEDELARLAREGADADLDETDMAVVAYAEKLSTDAATMTDADTQRLRDLGFGDRQIVDITLAAAVRNYFSRALLALAVPADHVPGLSPDLVAALLAPGRAARGDVSDG; this is encoded by the coding sequence ATGATCGTGAGCACTCCGGACCTCGACGGGGCCACCGGCCACGTCGCCGAGATGTACGACGGCGACATTCGCGGAGACGGCTTCGTCTTCGGACACACGCGCGTGATGGCGATCAACCCCGAGGCCCACGAGGCCTTCGAGACGCTGATCCGGGCCATCGTGCCGTCGATCGGCCTCCGCAACTACGAGCTGGCGACACTCGGTGCCGCGCGCGCGATCGGGTCGGATCACTGCCTCCTCGCGCATGGCCGCAAGACTCTTCGGGCTGGCCTGCTCGATGAGGACGAGCTCGCCCGGCTCGCGCGTGAGGGCGCCGACGCCGACCTCGATGAGACGGACATGGCAGTGGTCGCGTACGCCGAGAAGCTCTCGACGGATGCTGCCACCATGACCGATGCCGACACTCAGCGTCTGCGCGACCTCGGCTTCGGCGATCGGCAGATCGTCGACATCACGCTCGCCGCCGCGGTGCGAAACTACTTCAGCCGCGCGCTGCTGGCCCTGGCAGTGCCGGCCGACCACGTGCCGGGCCTCAGCCCCGATCTGGTCGCGGCTCTGCTCGCGCCGGGTCGGGCCGCGCGCGGCGACGTCAGTGATGGATGA
- a CDS encoding DHA2 family efflux MFS transporter permease subunit, translating to MAAIETTPGTGSIPAAAGTTPRLRPEESRVIWLLLAAAFVAILNETTMGVAIPHLITDLGITALAAQWLTTAFMLTMAVIIPITGFLLRRFTTRTMFVAAMSLFSAGTLIAFLSPGFPMLLVARVVQASGTAIMMPLLMTTLMTVVPAAIRGRMMGRVSIVISLAPAIGPTLAGAILNNFEWRWIFGIVLPIAIVALVVGARWIHNLGETTRAPIDVLSVILSALGFGGLVFGLSQLGAGGHGGGAEAAAAAAASTTTLIVSLAVGVVALGLFGWRQVVLQRKDDALLDLRVFRSANFSLSIAQMAIMSMAFFGAITVVPLYLQDVVGVDPLTTGLVVLPGALAMGLAGPFIGRIYDRWGTTVLLVPGAVITSAVLWFYTTFGTETPVWLIAVAQTVLSIGLALSFTPLFTASLGSLEPRFYSYGSAVVGTVQQVAGAAGIALMFGVMAAASSSAASSGADAVAAGAAGTHAAFLTAAFLSLPLLVGAFLIRKPADAPMGAPAGH from the coding sequence GTGGCCGCCATCGAAACGACCCCCGGAACCGGCAGCATCCCCGCCGCTGCAGGCACCACGCCCAGGCTCCGCCCTGAAGAGAGCCGCGTCATCTGGCTGCTGCTCGCCGCCGCGTTCGTCGCCATCCTCAACGAGACGACGATGGGCGTCGCGATCCCGCACCTCATCACCGACCTCGGCATCACCGCGCTCGCCGCGCAGTGGCTGACGACCGCGTTCATGCTGACGATGGCCGTGATCATCCCGATCACGGGCTTCCTGCTGCGCCGCTTCACGACGCGCACGATGTTCGTCGCCGCGATGAGCCTCTTCTCTGCAGGAACCCTCATCGCGTTCCTGTCGCCGGGATTCCCGATGCTGCTCGTCGCACGCGTCGTGCAGGCCTCCGGCACCGCGATCATGATGCCGCTGCTCATGACGACCCTCATGACCGTCGTGCCCGCCGCCATTCGCGGCCGCATGATGGGCCGCGTCAGCATCGTGATCTCGCTCGCCCCCGCGATCGGCCCGACCCTCGCTGGCGCCATCCTCAACAACTTCGAGTGGCGCTGGATCTTCGGCATCGTCCTGCCGATCGCGATCGTGGCGCTCGTCGTCGGCGCGCGCTGGATCCACAACCTCGGCGAGACGACCCGCGCACCGATCGACGTGCTCTCGGTCATCCTGTCGGCCCTCGGCTTCGGTGGGCTGGTGTTCGGCCTGAGCCAGCTGGGCGCCGGCGGGCACGGCGGCGGGGCGGAGGCGGCCGCCGCGGCCGCCGCGTCGACCACGACGCTCATCGTGTCGCTGGCCGTCGGCGTCGTGGCACTGGGACTGTTCGGCTGGCGCCAGGTCGTGCTGCAGCGCAAGGACGACGCGCTGCTCGACCTCCGCGTGTTCCGCAGCGCCAACTTCTCGCTGTCGATCGCGCAGATGGCGATCATGTCGATGGCGTTCTTCGGCGCGATCACCGTGGTCCCGCTCTACCTGCAGGACGTCGTCGGCGTCGATCCGCTCACGACCGGTCTGGTCGTGCTGCCGGGCGCCCTCGCGATGGGGCTCGCCGGACCCTTCATCGGGCGCATCTACGACCGCTGGGGTACGACGGTGCTGCTCGTTCCGGGCGCCGTCATCACGAGCGCGGTGCTGTGGTTCTACACGACGTTCGGCACCGAGACGCCGGTGTGGCTCATCGCGGTGGCGCAGACCGTCCTGTCGATCGGCCTCGCCCTGTCGTTCACGCCGCTCTTCACGGCGTCGCTCGGCTCCCTCGAGCCGCGGTTCTACTCCTATGGATCGGCGGTCGTGGGCACGGTGCAGCAGGTCGCCGGAGCCGCAGGCATCGCGCTGATGTTCGGCGTGATGGCGGCGGCCTCCTCCAGCGCGGCGTCGTCGGGCGCCGACGCGGTCGCGGCCGGCGCCGCAGGCACCCACGCCGCATTCCTCACCGCCGCGTTCCTGTCCCTGCCCCTGCTGGTCGGCGCCTTCCTCATCCGCAAGCCGGCTGATGCCCCGATGGGTGCGCCCGCCGGTCACTGA
- a CDS encoding ABC transporter ATP-binding protein, with product MRGGGGGGGHPGFRPVDTEAQRRANAEAPEIPNLGRRVVALFRPYKWSILITGVLVVAGAGIAVIPPLLVQRVFDDALFPVDGSPPDLSLLWKLVLAMIALFLLSAAVGVVQTWLTSTVGNRVTGDLRVKLFDHLQSMELGFFTRTKTGVIQSRLQNDVGGVSGVLTNTVTSILGNTVTVVASLVAMILIDWRLTIIAVVLMPFLILVQRRVGQVRARIAGETQESLSELTAITQETLSVSGILLSKSFNRQRTESTRYADENVNQVRLQVRRAMSGQGFFAVVQVIMASVPAIIYLVSGYLIGGGTDAITAGTIVAFTTVQARLLMPLMGLMRVSLDLQTSSALFARIFEYLDLVPAIRDAPDAIDVADAPGPLGRIEFRDVEFRYPDAAPDARATLQGVSFVAEPGQHVAFVGPSGAGKTTVLYLTPRLYETSGGSVLFAGEDVRRLTQESIIDNVGIVSQETYLFHATIRENLRYAKPDATDAEVEAACRAANIHHVIERFEKGYDTVVGERGYRLSGGEKQRIAIARVLLKDPPVLLLDEATSALDTVSERVVQEALDAAARGRTTLSIAHRLSTVIAADVIHVVEAGHIVESGTHASLLSEGGLYAELAAQQLATTRILEAEAEAEDAEPPADHPDRRADTAPDAPVLTSEEVLAAGRGSAGDPEWRDR from the coding sequence ATGCGCGGCGGTGGTGGCGGGGGAGGGCACCCCGGCTTCCGTCCGGTCGACACCGAGGCGCAGCGGCGCGCCAACGCAGAGGCGCCCGAGATCCCGAATCTGGGGCGACGCGTGGTCGCTCTCTTCCGGCCCTACAAGTGGTCGATCCTCATCACGGGCGTGCTGGTCGTCGCCGGTGCGGGCATCGCCGTCATCCCGCCGCTGCTGGTGCAGCGCGTCTTCGACGACGCGCTGTTCCCCGTCGACGGCTCGCCGCCCGATCTCTCGCTGCTGTGGAAGCTCGTGCTCGCGATGATCGCGCTCTTCCTGTTGTCCGCGGCCGTCGGCGTCGTGCAGACGTGGCTCACGTCGACCGTCGGCAACCGGGTCACGGGCGATCTGCGGGTGAAGCTGTTCGACCACCTCCAGTCGATGGAGCTCGGCTTCTTCACGCGCACCAAGACCGGCGTCATCCAATCGCGTCTGCAGAACGACGTGGGCGGCGTGTCGGGCGTGCTCACGAATACGGTGACGAGCATCCTCGGCAACACGGTCACCGTCGTCGCCTCGCTCGTCGCGATGATCCTCATCGACTGGCGGCTCACGATCATCGCCGTCGTGCTCATGCCCTTCCTGATCCTGGTGCAGCGCCGGGTCGGCCAGGTGCGCGCGCGCATCGCGGGCGAGACCCAGGAATCGCTGTCGGAGCTCACCGCCATCACGCAGGAGACCCTGAGCGTCTCCGGCATCCTGCTGTCGAAGTCGTTCAACCGCCAGCGCACCGAGTCGACCCGCTACGCCGACGAGAACGTGAACCAGGTGCGGCTGCAGGTGCGGCGCGCCATGAGCGGCCAGGGCTTCTTCGCCGTGGTGCAGGTGATCATGGCGAGCGTCCCGGCGATCATCTATCTCGTGTCGGGGTACCTCATCGGCGGAGGCACGGATGCCATCACGGCGGGCACGATCGTCGCCTTCACGACGGTGCAGGCGCGCCTGCTCATGCCGCTCATGGGGCTCATGCGCGTCTCGCTCGACCTGCAGACCTCGTCGGCGCTGTTCGCCCGCATCTTCGAGTACCTCGACCTCGTCCCGGCCATCCGCGACGCGCCCGACGCCATCGACGTCGCCGACGCCCCCGGCCCGCTCGGCCGCATCGAGTTCCGCGACGTGGAGTTCCGCTACCCGGATGCCGCCCCCGACGCCCGCGCAACGCTCCAGGGCGTCTCGTTCGTGGCTGAGCCGGGCCAGCACGTGGCGTTCGTCGGACCCTCCGGCGCCGGCAAGACGACGGTGCTGTATCTGACGCCGCGCCTGTACGAGACATCCGGAGGGTCCGTCCTGTTCGCCGGCGAGGACGTGCGCCGGCTGACCCAGGAGTCGATCATCGACAACGTCGGGATCGTCTCGCAGGAGACGTACCTCTTCCACGCCACGATCCGCGAGAACCTGCGCTACGCGAAGCCGGATGCGACGGACGCCGAGGTCGAGGCCGCCTGCCGCGCCGCGAACATCCACCACGTCATCGAGCGGTTCGAGAAGGGCTACGACACGGTCGTGGGCGAGCGCGGGTACCGGCTGTCGGGCGGGGAGAAGCAGCGCATCGCGATCGCGCGAGTGCTCCTCAAGGACCCTCCTGTGCTGCTCCTGGACGAGGCGACGTCGGCCCTCGACACGGTGTCGGAGCGCGTCGTGCAGGAGGCGCTGGATGCCGCGGCCCGCGGTCGTACGACGCTGTCGATCGCGCACCGCCTGTCGACGGTGATCGCGGCCGACGTGATCCACGTGGTCGAGGCCGGGCACATCGTCGAATCAGGGACCCACGCGTCGCTGCTGTCGGAGGGCGGGCTCTACGCCGAGCTCGCGGCGCAGCAGCTCGCGACCACCAGGATCCTCGAGGCCGAGGCCGAGGCCGAGGACGCCGAGCCGCCCGCCGACCACCCCGATCGCCGGGCCGACACCGCGCCGGATGCGCCCGTCCTCACCTCGGAAGAGGTGCTCGCCGCGGGCCGCGGCAGTGCGGGCGATCCGGAGTGGCGCGACCGCTGA
- a CDS encoding glycosyltransferase family 2 protein, whose translation MPPAVTVIVPGYDVALYAAEAIESLRAQTRDDWIAILVDDASTDETGELFDAAAAADERFQVVHHRAQSGLGAARNTALDLVRTPFVGFLDADDRLTPTALERLVGTVADSGSDFALGAYVRLRPDSAGGYEAGSVQPWVSAATDPARVGTTLEEHPEASGNIVAWSKVSRTDLWRRTGLRFPVGKAYEDQIVAQQMYTRARAFDVIPDVVVQWRERADGSSITQHKGELAVLRDYLEALSGGIAVLDAAGQPRAAASRVRLILAMDLPPLVDLARDHVDDAYRSALGEFARVLWSRSDGVVLSDPAATALAAARLW comes from the coding sequence GTGCCCCCCGCCGTGACCGTCATCGTCCCTGGCTACGACGTGGCCCTGTACGCCGCGGAGGCGATCGAATCCCTGCGCGCGCAGACGCGGGACGACTGGATCGCGATCCTCGTGGACGACGCGTCGACCGACGAGACCGGTGAGCTGTTCGATGCTGCGGCGGCGGCCGACGAACGGTTCCAGGTCGTGCATCACCGCGCGCAGAGCGGGCTCGGCGCGGCACGCAACACGGCGCTCGACCTCGTCCGCACGCCGTTCGTCGGGTTCCTCGACGCCGACGACCGCCTCACCCCGACCGCGCTCGAGCGGCTCGTGGGCACGGTGGCCGACAGCGGCAGCGACTTCGCGCTCGGCGCGTACGTGCGGCTGCGCCCTGACAGCGCGGGCGGCTACGAGGCCGGCAGCGTCCAGCCCTGGGTCTCTGCGGCCACCGACCCGGCGCGCGTCGGCACCACGCTCGAGGAGCACCCCGAGGCGTCGGGGAACATCGTCGCGTGGTCGAAGGTGAGCCGCACCGATCTGTGGCGGCGCACCGGCCTGCGGTTCCCCGTCGGCAAGGCGTACGAGGACCAGATCGTCGCCCAGCAGATGTACACCCGCGCCCGCGCGTTCGACGTCATCCCCGACGTCGTCGTCCAGTGGCGCGAACGCGCGGACGGCTCCTCGATCACCCAGCACAAGGGCGAGCTCGCGGTGCTCCGCGACTACCTCGAGGCGCTCAGCGGCGGGATCGCCGTGCTGGATGCCGCGGGCCAGCCGCGGGCCGCGGCATCCCGTGTCCGTCTCATCCTCGCGATGGACCTGCCGCCGCTCGTCGACCTCGCCCGCGACCACGTCGACGACGCCTACCGGAGCGCGCTCGGGGAGTTCGCGCGCGTGCTGTGGTCGCGCAGTGACGGGGTCGTGCTGTCGGACCCTGCCGCCACGGCCCTGGCCGCCGCGCGCCTCTGGTGA
- a CDS encoding cysteine desulfurase family protein codes for MLYLDNAATTPVRPEVLEAMMPYLTRWYGNASSHHTVGEAAADALADARARVARVLGLRAGDVVFTSGGTEANNLAIKGIAIAAAQRRDDRRAHVVTTPIEHESVLESVDYLERVHGYAATRVPVDGRGRVSTDAVAQTLRDDTVIVSVGYANNEVGTVQDAAALAAVVRERRIPLHLDGVQAAGWLSLSAAELGYDAISLAGHKLGAPKGTGVLGLRGRIPLEPLLHGGGQERGRRSGTEDVAGAVGFATALELAEAERVEASARVSVLRDRFIARVLERVPSARLTGDPLHRLAGTASFTFAGTSGEAVLLELERRGVVSSSGSACAAGSDEPSHVLLAMGIAPEVAQTAVRFTFPRWLKTPLDAVADAVEASVAAVSDPGR; via the coding sequence ATGCTCTACCTCGACAACGCCGCGACCACACCGGTGCGGCCCGAGGTGCTCGAGGCGATGATGCCGTACCTCACCCGGTGGTACGGCAACGCGTCGAGCCACCACACCGTGGGCGAGGCGGCGGCCGACGCCCTCGCCGACGCCCGCGCGCGCGTTGCCCGCGTGCTCGGCCTGCGCGCCGGCGACGTCGTCTTCACGTCGGGCGGCACGGAGGCGAACAACCTCGCGATCAAGGGCATCGCGATCGCCGCGGCGCAGCGCCGCGACGACCGTCGCGCGCACGTGGTCACCACCCCGATCGAGCACGAGTCGGTGCTGGAGTCGGTCGACTACCTCGAGCGCGTGCACGGGTACGCAGCGACACGCGTGCCCGTCGACGGGCGCGGGCGCGTGTCGACCGATGCCGTCGCCCAGACCCTTCGCGACGACACCGTGATCGTGAGTGTCGGGTACGCGAACAACGAGGTCGGGACGGTGCAGGATGCCGCGGCCCTCGCCGCCGTCGTCCGAGAGCGGCGCATCCCGCTCCACCTGGACGGCGTGCAGGCCGCGGGCTGGCTGTCGCTGTCGGCGGCCGAACTCGGTTACGACGCGATCTCGCTCGCCGGGCACAAGCTGGGCGCGCCCAAGGGCACCGGTGTGCTAGGCCTGCGCGGCCGGATCCCCCTCGAACCGCTGCTGCACGGCGGCGGTCAGGAGCGCGGCCGCCGCAGCGGCACCGAAGACGTCGCGGGCGCCGTCGGGTTCGCCACCGCCCTGGAGCTCGCCGAGGCCGAGCGGGTCGAGGCATCCGCTCGCGTGTCGGTCCTCCGCGACCGCTTCATCGCCCGCGTGCTCGAGCGGGTGCCGTCCGCTCGTCTGACGGGAGACCCGCTCCACCGCCTCGCGGGCACCGCCTCCTTCACGTTCGCCGGCACGAGCGGCGAGGCCGTGCTCCTCGAGCTCGAGCGCCGCGGTGTCGTGTCGTCGAGCGGTTCGGCGTGCGCCGCGGGCAGCGACGAGCCTTCGCACGTGCTGCTGGCGATGGGGATCGCGCCGGAGGTCGCGCAGACCGCAGTCCGCTTCACCTTCCCGCGCTGGCTGAAGACACCGCTGGATGCCGTCGCCGATGCGGTCGAGGCGTCTGTCGCCGCGGTGTCCGACCCGGGTCGCTGA
- the nadC gene encoding carboxylating nicotinate-nucleotide diphosphorylase, which translates to MLTRAVIDRAVAAALEEDAPWGDLTSEALIPENAVARADLVARERGVFSGGEVFEAAFRLTDPTIDVELVVEDGEWFEPGTVLAVVTGPARGVLTAERIGLNFVQRMSGIATLTGTYVAEVAHTGARIADTRKTTPGLRAFERKAVRDGGGRNHRHSLSDAVMAKDNHLAVLAQKGVSPTAALLAAKDLLPHTTHIEVEVDRIDQIEPVLAAGIGTIMLDNFSLDDLRAGVAQVGSRATVEASGGISLETVRAIAETGVDVISVGALTHSAHALDLGLDVRIDAA; encoded by the coding sequence ATGCTGACCCGTGCCGTCATCGACCGCGCCGTCGCCGCCGCCCTCGAGGAGGACGCACCGTGGGGAGACCTCACGAGCGAGGCGCTGATCCCCGAGAACGCCGTCGCCCGCGCGGACCTCGTCGCGCGCGAGCGGGGCGTGTTCTCGGGCGGCGAGGTGTTCGAGGCGGCGTTCCGGCTCACAGACCCCACGATCGACGTCGAGCTCGTCGTCGAGGACGGCGAATGGTTCGAGCCCGGCACCGTGCTCGCCGTCGTGACCGGCCCCGCGCGCGGCGTGCTCACGGCCGAGCGGATCGGCCTCAACTTCGTGCAGCGGATGTCGGGGATCGCGACGCTCACCGGAACCTATGTGGCCGAGGTCGCACACACCGGCGCCCGCATCGCCGACACCCGCAAGACGACTCCCGGACTCCGGGCCTTCGAGCGCAAGGCCGTGCGCGACGGCGGCGGGCGCAACCACCGCCACTCGCTGTCGGACGCCGTCATGGCGAAGGACAACCACCTCGCCGTCCTCGCGCAGAAGGGCGTCTCGCCGACGGCGGCGCTCCTGGCCGCCAAGGACCTCCTGCCCCACACCACGCACATCGAGGTCGAGGTCGACCGGATCGACCAGATCGAGCCGGTGCTTGCGGCCGGCATCGGCACCATCATGCTCGACAACTTCTCGCTCGACGACCTCCGCGCGGGCGTCGCCCAGGTCGGGAGCCGCGCGACGGTCGAGGCTTCCGGCGGCATATCGCTCGAGACGGTGCGCGCGATCGCCGAGACCGGCGTCGACGTGATCTCGGTGGGCGCACTCACGCACTCGGCACACGCGCTCGATCTCGGGCTGGACGTGCGGATCGACGCCGCCTGA
- the nadB gene encoding L-aspartate oxidase: protein MTTAIVVGSGIAGLLTALHAVEHGCRVTLVTKDVLEHANTRFAQGGIAGVMFDDDRAEDHVSDTLVAGAGLSDADAVRVLVDEGPARIRELIALGVAFDRDDAGGFVKGLEAAHSYPRILHAGGDATGTAIEKALVARLRASDVAVVEHAFLVDLVTAEGRVTGVELIVGETDAAAGRREILEADTVVLATGGAGELYAHSTNPEVATGDGIAAAIRAGADVADLEFFQFHPTVLEGTADAVGLAAGDSFLVSEAVRGEGAALVDEQGRRFAFDAHPDGELAPRDVVARAIARQMEVQEGRPVFLDATHIHSADADERAAFLARRFPTIDRAVRERGLDWAREPIPVTPAAHYLMGGVRTDLFGRTTLPGLYAVGEVARTGVHGANRLASNSLLEGAVFGARAGDVIAEDAASGSWPAFAPPASAARDQDTRKLRSGPPGEAPPFSRAALQKLLWADAGLVRDGAGLGHAASVIATWRAAQRTAVSEHDFEDENLLLVAERLVAAALARRESVGAHFRTDDPAAGETARNREAIAVPGGPGPASASGAWTSAIDLSKEPVAC, encoded by the coding sequence ATGACCACTGCCATCGTCGTCGGCTCGGGCATCGCGGGGCTCCTCACGGCACTGCACGCCGTCGAGCACGGCTGCCGTGTCACACTCGTCACGAAGGACGTGCTCGAGCACGCCAACACCCGTTTCGCGCAGGGCGGCATCGCCGGCGTGATGTTCGACGACGACCGCGCCGAGGACCACGTGAGCGACACGCTGGTCGCGGGCGCCGGCCTCAGCGACGCGGACGCGGTGCGCGTCCTGGTCGACGAGGGACCTGCGCGCATCCGCGAGCTCATCGCCCTCGGCGTCGCGTTCGACCGCGACGACGCCGGCGGCTTCGTCAAGGGCCTCGAGGCGGCGCACTCGTACCCGCGCATCCTCCACGCGGGCGGCGACGCCACCGGCACCGCGATCGAGAAGGCGCTTGTGGCCCGTCTTCGCGCGAGCGACGTCGCGGTGGTCGAACACGCGTTCCTCGTCGACCTCGTCACCGCAGAGGGCCGGGTCACGGGGGTCGAGCTGATCGTGGGAGAGACGGATGCTGCCGCCGGCCGCCGCGAGATCCTCGAGGCCGACACGGTCGTGCTCGCGACGGGAGGCGCGGGCGAGCTCTACGCGCACTCGACCAACCCCGAGGTGGCCACCGGCGACGGGATCGCCGCGGCGATCCGCGCGGGAGCCGACGTCGCGGACCTGGAGTTCTTCCAGTTCCACCCCACGGTGCTGGAGGGCACGGCCGACGCGGTCGGTCTGGCGGCCGGCGACTCGTTCCTCGTGTCGGAGGCGGTGCGTGGCGAGGGAGCCGCCCTGGTCGACGAGCAGGGCAGGCGGTTCGCGTTCGACGCGCACCCCGATGGCGAGCTCGCGCCGCGCGATGTGGTCGCCCGCGCGATCGCACGGCAGATGGAGGTGCAGGAGGGCCGTCCGGTCTTCCTCGATGCGACGCACATCCACTCGGCGGATGCCGACGAGCGCGCGGCCTTCCTGGCACGCCGCTTCCCCACGATCGACCGCGCGGTGCGCGAACGCGGCCTCGACTGGGCGCGGGAGCCGATCCCGGTGACGCCGGCCGCGCACTACCTGATGGGGGGCGTCCGCACCGACCTCTTCGGCCGCACCACCCTGCCCGGTCTGTACGCGGTCGGCGAGGTCGCCCGCACCGGCGTGCACGGCGCCAACCGCCTGGCCTCGAACTCGCTGCTCGAGGGCGCCGTGTTCGGTGCGCGTGCGGGCGACGTCATCGCCGAGGACGCGGCATCCGGTTCCTGGCCCGCCTTCGCGCCGCCCGCCTCCGCCGCGCGCGATCAGGATACGAGGAAGCTGAGGAGCGGCCCGCCCGGCGAAGCGCCGCCGTTCTCCCGCGCGGCGCTTCAGAAGCTGCTCTGGGCAGACGCCGGACTCGTGCGGGATGGAGCGGGCCTCGGGCACGCGGCATCCGTCATCGCCACCTGGCGTGCCGCGCAGCGCACCGCTGTCTCGGAGCACGACTTCGAGGACGAGAACCTGCTCCTCGTCGCCGAGCGTCTCGTCGCGGCCGCTCTCGCCCGGCGGGAGTCGGTGGGCGCGCACTTCCGTACCGACGACCCGGCTGCCGGCGAGACGGCACGGAATCGCGAAGCGATCGCGGTTCCCGGCGGGCCCGGCCCGGCGTCGGCTTCGGGTGCGTGGACTTCCGCCATCGACCTCTCGAAGGAGCCCGTCGCATGCTGA